In one window of Brassica rapa cultivar Chiifu-401-42 chromosome A07, CAAS_Brap_v3.01, whole genome shotgun sequence DNA:
- the LOC103831003 gene encoding uncharacterized protein LOC103831003 gives MWWMMGENGGHYCSKKSDDLCGTQESDRGFGITRLCCMLRGIDLKSIIFLLVIFPMCVIGVYIHGLKISYFLRPLWESPPKPFHDIPHYHHENASMESLCKLHGWGVREYPRRVYDAVLFSTEVELLTIRWQELYPYVTQFVLLESNSTFTGLPKPLVFASHRADDEFKFVEPRLTYGSVGGRFKKGEKNPFYEEAYQRVALDQLLRLAGITDDDLLIMSDVDEIPSRHTINLLSWCDDIPEILHLRLKNYLYSFEFPVDDKSWRASVHRYKTGKTKYAHYRQSDEILADSGWHCSFCFRRISEFVFKMKAYSHYDRVRFGHYLNPKRVQRVICNGDDLFDMIPEEYTFKDIIGKMGPIPHSYSAVHLPAYLLENAERYKFLLPGNCLRDKE, from the exons ATGTGGTGGATGATGGGTGAAAACGGTGGTCACTATTGTTCTAAAAAGTCCGATGATCTATGCGGCACACAG GAATCAGATCGAGGCTTTGGCATCACCAGACTATGTTGCATGTTGCGTGGTATAGACTTAAAGTCAATCATATTCCTCTTAGTAATCTTCCCCATGTGTGTTATTGGTGTATACATTCACGGCCTCAAGATCTCATACTTCTTGAGACCATTATGGGAATCACCACCAAAACCATTCCACGACATTCCTCACTACCACCACGAGAACGCTTCCATGGAATCTCTCTGTAAGCTCCACGGCTGGGGCGTCCGTGAATACCCTCGCCGTGTCTACGACGCCGTCCTCTTCAGCACCGAAGTGGAGCTTCTCACCATACGGTGGCAAGAACTCTACCCTTACGTTACTCAGTTCGTTCTCCTCGAGTCGAACTCCACCTTCACCGGGCTACCGAAACCGCTCGTTTTCGCCAGCCACAGGGCTGATGATGAGTTCAAGTTCGTTGAGCCGCGGTTGACGTACGGGTCGGTAGGAGGAAGGTTCAAGAAAGGAGAGAAGAATCCTTTCTACGAAGAGGCTTACCAAAGAGTAGCGTTGGATCAGCTTCTAAGACTCGCGGGCATTACAGATGATGACTTGTTGATTATGTCTGATGTTGATGAGATCCCGAGCAGACACACGATAAACCTTCTCAGCTGGTGCGATGACATACCGGAGATCCTCCACTTAAGACTGAAGAACTATCTCTACTCTTTTGAGTTCCCGGTCGACGACAAGAGCTGGAGAGCGTCGGTTCATAGATACAAGACTGGTAAAACAAAGTACGCGCATTACAGGCAGTCAGATGAGATCTTGGCGGATTCAGGGTGGCATTGTAGCTTCTGTTTCAGACGGATTAGTGAGTTTGTGTTCAAAATGAAAGCTTATAGTCACTATGATAGAGTGAGGTTTGGACATTATTTGAACCCTAAAAGAGTTCAGAGAGTTATATGCAATGGAGATGATCTGTTCGACATGATACCTGAGGAGTACACGTTTAAAGACATCATCGGTAAGATGGGTCCGATTCCACATTCTTATTCGGCGGTTCATCTTCCTGCGTACCTCCTGGAGAATGCGGAGAGGTACAAGTTTCTTCTTCCGGGGAATTGCTTGAGAGACAAGGAATGA